A stretch of Imperialibacter roseus DNA encodes these proteins:
- a CDS encoding DinB family protein — protein MNQQELFIKMALDAWNVYVDRTNKLFDSLSDEQIASEVAPNRNTGTYLLGHLAAVHDNMLPLLGAGDKLFPELYEPYVRTPDKSGQNTPIPELREAWNKVNSALSAAFEKFSADDWFTRHTAVTEEDFTKEPHRNKLNLVMNRTAHLANHLGQLAFLREKK, from the coding sequence ATGAACCAACAAGAACTTTTTATCAAAATGGCCCTGGACGCCTGGAACGTCTACGTGGATCGCACCAACAAACTTTTCGACAGTCTGAGCGATGAACAAATCGCTTCAGAAGTAGCGCCCAACAGAAATACAGGCACCTACCTGCTCGGCCACCTGGCGGCAGTTCATGACAACATGCTTCCTTTACTTGGTGCTGGGGATAAGCTGTTCCCTGAACTCTACGAGCCCTACGTAAGAACGCCAGACAAGTCAGGTCAGAACACACCTATTCCAGAATTAAGAGAAGCCTGGAATAAAGTAAACTCAGCGCTTTCCGCAGCATTTGAAAAGTTTTCAGCCGACGATTGGTTTACCAGACATACTGCTGTGACTGAAGAAGACTTTACCAAAGAGCCGCACAGAAACAAGCTAAACCTGGTGATGAACCGGACAGCTCACTTAGCCAACCATTTGGGGCAGCTCGCTTTTCTGAGGGAAAAGAAATAA
- a CDS encoding uroporphyrinogen decarboxylase family protein, with amino-acid sequence MSYSSIDRRKFLQSIGALSATALASSWILPACTSGSTVNKREAVFNLIATGKNNGYIPCGFFVHFGEGFKSGDAAVKKHMEYFHAIDMDFVKIQYESEFPHLTSIQKPEDWANMPFYGKDFYEDQLYVVKELVKEGKKHAPVIATLYSPFMSAGHSVTGELLTEHLKQDPESVKKGMDIITESTLLFARECIKLGVDGFLASTQGGEGFRFQDPTIFNDYIKPYDLIVMNEINAACSCNVLHICDYVGDYNDLSPFLDYPGQLVNCSLKVNNEILTPGDIHRQFNRPIFGGLEKRGAISTASAENLTSEVNAVMQNIPEGFVLGAECALLGEIDWKQVRLAVDIAHQYKV; translated from the coding sequence ATGTCTTACTCATCAATTGACCGCCGAAAGTTTCTACAATCCATTGGAGCCTTATCTGCCACCGCATTGGCAAGCAGTTGGATTTTACCTGCCTGTACCTCGGGCTCCACTGTCAATAAGCGGGAAGCTGTTTTCAATTTAATTGCCACGGGGAAAAACAACGGGTATATCCCATGCGGTTTTTTCGTGCATTTTGGGGAGGGTTTCAAATCTGGCGATGCTGCAGTGAAGAAGCACATGGAATACTTCCATGCTATTGACATGGATTTTGTGAAAATTCAATATGAGTCTGAATTCCCTCATTTGACCAGTATACAGAAGCCTGAAGACTGGGCCAATATGCCGTTTTATGGCAAAGACTTTTACGAGGATCAATTGTACGTAGTGAAGGAACTGGTAAAGGAAGGTAAAAAACATGCCCCGGTGATCGCTACCCTTTACTCTCCTTTCATGAGCGCCGGGCATTCTGTTACTGGTGAACTACTCACCGAGCACCTCAAGCAAGACCCGGAAAGTGTGAAGAAGGGAATGGATATCATTACTGAAAGCACGCTTCTCTTTGCCCGTGAGTGCATTAAATTAGGAGTTGATGGATTTCTTGCTTCTACGCAAGGCGGAGAAGGGTTTCGTTTTCAAGACCCTACTATTTTCAATGACTATATCAAGCCCTATGACTTGATAGTAATGAATGAAATCAATGCCGCTTGCTCTTGCAATGTCCTGCATATTTGCGACTATGTAGGGGACTATAATGACCTTAGCCCCTTTCTGGACTATCCAGGTCAGCTGGTGAACTGTAGCTTGAAAGTGAATAATGAAATATTAACTCCAGGGGACATTCACCGACAGTTTAACCGTCCCATTTTTGGTGGATTGGAAAAAAGAGGGGCTATTTCAACGGCAAGTGCAGAGAATCTTACTTCTGAAGTAAATGCAGTGATGCAAAATATCCCGGAAGGATTCGTTCTGGGTGCAGAATGCGCACTTTTGGGAGAAATAGACTGGAAGCAGGTCAGGCTGGCTGTTGACATTGCTCACCAGTACAAGGTATAG
- a CDS encoding ImuA family protein, whose protein sequence is MQQSRADILSSLQSDILRLQGFKSQGNTTARLNLGLMDAAFPNGVFPLGAIHEFLPAGEEDIAATSGFVASLLSNVTGVNGIALWISTSRTLFPPALKSFGISPERFIFIDLKKEKDVWWAVEEGLKCTSVTAVVGEMPTLDFTSSRRLQLAVEESCVTGFVIRPFSQKLTTTACVSRWKIASLPGEVVDDLPGVGYPQWRVELQRVRNGKPGAWDVKWLEGQLKTVAEKALHHFEPEERKAG, encoded by the coding sequence ATGCAACAGAGTAGGGCTGACATTCTTTCCTCTTTACAATCGGATATTCTCCGGCTGCAAGGGTTCAAGTCGCAAGGCAACACCACCGCCCGGCTGAATCTTGGCCTGATGGATGCTGCTTTTCCTAATGGCGTATTCCCATTGGGTGCCATCCACGAATTTCTTCCTGCAGGTGAAGAAGACATTGCAGCCACCAGCGGCTTTGTCGCTTCTCTCCTAAGCAATGTTACAGGTGTTAATGGAATAGCTTTATGGATCAGCACCTCCCGAACACTCTTCCCTCCTGCACTAAAAAGTTTCGGCATCTCTCCTGAACGATTCATTTTCATTGACCTGAAAAAAGAAAAAGATGTATGGTGGGCAGTGGAAGAAGGTTTGAAATGCACTTCTGTTACTGCCGTTGTGGGTGAAATGCCCACCCTGGACTTCACCTCCTCCCGCAGGTTGCAGCTAGCGGTAGAGGAAAGCTGTGTCACTGGTTTTGTGATCCGGCCTTTCAGTCAAAAATTAACAACAACAGCTTGTGTATCCCGATGGAAAATAGCCTCTCTGCCCGGCGAGGTTGTTGACGACCTTCCCGGTGTGGGATACCCACAATGGAGAGTGGAGTTGCAACGTGTGCGAAATGGCAAGCCGGGTGCCTGGGATGTGAAATGGCTGGAAGGCCAACTGAAAACCGTAGCTGAGAAAGCACTACATCATTTTGAACCGGAAGAACGCAAAGCAGGGTGA
- a CDS encoding Y-family DNA polymerase gives MGKRFVSIWFRYLTTDWFSLRRPELRKIPFVLRTPSHGRMVISASNAIARAKGISDGMVLADARAAVPSVVALDDQPELILKLLRRLGEWSIRYAPNVAIDPPDGLLLDASGCSHLWGGDANYVTDIEQKLETHGYRVRAAMAGTIGAAWAIARYSRGSGIIESGKHHEALMGLPPEALRLEPEALERLHKLGLHQLHQFISMPRATLRRRFGAQMLLRIDQATGALEERMEPIKPVEPYQERLPCLEPIVTAKGIEIALERLLETLCHRLRQEQKGLRTAVFKGYRVDGKVVQLDIGTSRPTHHVNHLFKLFEVKISTFEPALGIELFILEAPKVEELMPEQEQLWEEAGGLDDMRLSELVDKLAGKFGAKSVQRYLPDEHYWPERSFRPALSLQEKATTLWRVDKLRPLQLLSRPERIEVSAPIPDYPPMLFRYKGKVHEVARADGPERIEQEWWLQQGQHRDYYRIEDKEGHRFWIFRSGHYDDESFQWYVHGFFA, from the coding sequence ATGGGCAAAAGATTTGTTTCTATATGGTTCCGTTACCTTACCACGGACTGGTTCTCTCTCCGTCGGCCAGAGCTGAGAAAGATCCCGTTCGTTTTGCGAACCCCTTCCCACGGCAGAATGGTGATTTCAGCTTCGAATGCTATCGCCAGGGCCAAAGGCATCAGTGATGGCATGGTGCTCGCCGATGCCAGAGCGGCAGTACCTTCTGTAGTAGCACTGGATGATCAGCCGGAGCTTATACTCAAACTACTCAGGCGCCTGGGCGAATGGAGCATTCGCTATGCCCCCAATGTGGCTATCGATCCACCGGATGGACTTTTACTTGATGCCTCAGGATGCTCCCATCTTTGGGGAGGAGATGCAAATTATGTAACTGACATTGAGCAGAAGCTCGAAACCCATGGCTACCGGGTGAGGGCGGCCATGGCTGGCACCATCGGAGCAGCATGGGCTATCGCCAGGTACAGTCGTGGGTCGGGCATCATAGAAAGCGGAAAACACCATGAAGCACTTATGGGCTTACCCCCGGAGGCTCTCCGGCTGGAGCCCGAAGCCCTTGAACGACTACACAAACTGGGTTTACATCAACTGCATCAATTCATAAGCATGCCACGTGCCACTCTCCGAAGGCGGTTTGGGGCACAAATGCTGCTGCGTATCGACCAGGCAACTGGTGCCTTAGAGGAAAGGATGGAGCCTATAAAACCTGTGGAGCCCTACCAGGAACGACTTCCTTGTCTGGAGCCTATCGTTACTGCTAAAGGCATAGAGATCGCACTGGAGCGACTACTGGAAACCCTCTGCCACCGACTAAGACAGGAACAGAAAGGGCTAAGAACGGCAGTATTCAAAGGCTACCGGGTGGATGGAAAGGTTGTTCAACTAGATATCGGCACCAGCAGGCCAACCCATCATGTCAATCATCTTTTTAAGCTCTTTGAGGTCAAGATATCGACGTTTGAGCCTGCATTGGGTATTGAGTTATTCATTCTGGAAGCTCCTAAAGTAGAAGAGCTTATGCCTGAGCAAGAACAGTTGTGGGAAGAAGCTGGCGGACTGGACGATATGCGGCTGTCGGAGCTGGTGGATAAGCTGGCCGGTAAATTCGGGGCAAAGTCTGTCCAGCGCTACCTCCCCGACGAGCATTATTGGCCCGAAAGGTCATTTAGGCCTGCCCTTTCGCTGCAAGAAAAAGCAACCACCCTATGGAGAGTGGATAAGCTTCGGCCTCTCCAGCTATTGAGCAGACCGGAAAGAATTGAGGTAAGTGCGCCAATCCCTGATTATCCTCCTATGCTTTTCCGCTACAAAGGCAAGGTGCATGAAGTGGCCAGAGCGGATGGCCCTGAGCGAATCGAGCAGGAATGGTGGCTGCAGCAGGGCCAGCACCGGGACTATTACAGGATAGAAGACAAAGAAGGGCACAGATTCTGGATCTTCCGGTCAGGGCACTACGACGACGAAAGCTTCCAGTGGTATGTGCATGGGTTCTTTGCTTGA
- the purT gene encoding formate-dependent phosphoribosylglycinamide formyltransferase — MKKILLLGSGELGKEFVISAKRLGCHVVACDSYTGAPAMQVADESEVFSMLDAAKLREAVERHQPDLIVPEIEAIRTEVLVEMEKEGRNVVPSARAVNMTMNRDRIRDLAVDLGVRTARFAYAESAEQLMGEAKAIGFPVVIKPVMSSSGKGQSVAQTADDIQNSWEYACAGMRGDRQRVIVEEFIKFDYEITLLTVKQKNGPTLFCDPIGHVQERGDYQYSWQPQPMIDKFRQDAETMAKAVTDDLGGVGIFGVEFFVTKDEVIFSELSPRPHDTGMVTLVSQNLSEFDLHARAILGLPIPNITVTEGASAVVLAAKDGVSPTYTGVEAAMAEPDVDVRIFGKPTTRPYRRMAVVLAKGENAVERARAAAAKIKVVTKGI; from the coding sequence ATGAAAAAAATACTCCTTCTCGGCTCTGGAGAACTCGGAAAAGAATTTGTGATCAGTGCCAAAAGACTGGGCTGCCATGTGGTAGCCTGCGATAGCTATACGGGTGCGCCAGCCATGCAGGTGGCCGATGAAAGCGAGGTTTTTAGCATGCTTGATGCAGCGAAGCTGAGAGAAGCTGTCGAGCGACACCAGCCAGACCTTATCGTGCCGGAAATCGAGGCCATCCGTACCGAGGTGCTGGTGGAAATGGAAAAGGAAGGCAGAAACGTAGTGCCCAGTGCCAGGGCTGTGAACATGACGATGAACCGTGACCGCATCCGTGACCTGGCAGTAGACCTCGGCGTTCGTACGGCTCGATTCGCTTATGCTGAATCTGCGGAGCAGCTCATGGGGGAGGCCAAAGCCATCGGCTTTCCCGTGGTGATCAAGCCGGTAATGAGCAGCAGCGGAAAGGGGCAGAGTGTAGCCCAAACAGCTGATGATATCCAAAACAGCTGGGAATATGCCTGTGCTGGCATGCGGGGCGACCGCCAGAGGGTGATTGTGGAGGAGTTTATCAAGTTTGACTATGAGATCACGCTGCTTACCGTAAAACAGAAGAATGGCCCGACGCTCTTCTGCGACCCCATTGGCCATGTGCAGGAGCGGGGCGACTACCAGTACAGCTGGCAACCCCAGCCCATGATAGATAAATTCCGACAAGACGCTGAAACAATGGCAAAAGCAGTCACTGACGATTTGGGTGGCGTAGGCATCTTTGGTGTGGAATTTTTTGTCACCAAAGACGAAGTGATTTTCAGCGAGCTGAGCCCACGGCCTCACGACACCGGCATGGTGACGCTGGTCAGCCAAAACCTCAGCGAGTTCGATTTACATGCCAGGGCCATTCTTGGCTTGCCGATTCCTAATATTACAGTAACCGAAGGCGCCAGTGCCGTGGTGCTAGCCGCAAAAGATGGTGTATCACCCACCTACACCGGGGTGGAAGCAGCGATGGCTGAGCCCGATGTTGACGTGCGGATTTTCGGTAAGCCCACTACCAGACCTTACCGTCGCATGGCGGTGGTATTGGCGAAAGGAGAGAATGCGGTGGAAAGAGCCAGAGCCGCTGCTGCAAAAATAAAGGTGGTTACAAAAGGGATTTGA
- a CDS encoding DHH family phosphoesterase, with amino-acid sequence MNVYQQIEAEILAASSIVITSHKSADGDSVGCSLGLLYFIEKLGKKAVICHPDASPDFLYWLDTSCIVLMSDKPEKVTEAFQKADLLFCLDYNSTDRVGPDMQNLLESATCQKIMIDHHLHPQDFPSIVVSETSASSTSQLIVELIEQSGHGELLDEKIGTPLYLGILTDTGSFRFSSVQPRTHEILAKLLAAGVQHHLVHEMLNDNNTASRLRLQGYAMAEKLEIMEDYQVSVISLTKEELAKYNYKKGDTDSLANLALSIKGMKAAIVFTERDGIMKISFRSKGKENPVNVLASDHFNGGGHANAAGGMSELSVNETLAKIKDLIPTYFSIQ; translated from the coding sequence ATGAATGTTTACCAACAAATTGAAGCCGAAATACTTGCCGCTTCTTCTATCGTTATCACCTCCCACAAATCTGCCGATGGAGATTCGGTAGGTTGCTCGCTGGGGCTATTGTATTTTATAGAAAAGCTGGGCAAAAAGGCTGTCATTTGTCACCCAGATGCATCACCCGATTTTTTATATTGGTTGGATACCTCCTGCATTGTACTCATGAGCGACAAGCCAGAGAAAGTAACAGAAGCCTTTCAAAAAGCTGACCTACTCTTTTGCCTGGACTACAATAGCACCGATCGGGTAGGCCCCGACATGCAAAACCTGCTGGAGTCCGCTACTTGCCAAAAGATCATGATTGATCACCACTTGCATCCGCAAGATTTTCCCAGCATTGTTGTTTCGGAGACCTCCGCTTCCTCTACCTCACAGCTGATCGTTGAGCTCATAGAGCAATCGGGCCATGGTGAATTGCTCGACGAAAAAATAGGCACTCCACTTTACCTCGGCATCCTGACAGATACCGGTAGCTTTCGGTTTTCGTCCGTGCAGCCCCGCACTCACGAAATACTGGCGAAACTTTTAGCAGCAGGCGTGCAACATCACCTGGTACACGAGATGCTCAACGATAACAATACGGCAAGCCGGTTGCGCCTGCAAGGCTATGCTATGGCCGAAAAGCTGGAAATCATGGAAGACTATCAGGTCTCTGTCATTTCTCTGACAAAAGAAGAGCTTGCGAAATACAATTATAAAAAGGGAGATACTGACAGCCTTGCCAACCTTGCCTTATCTATCAAAGGCATGAAAGCCGCTATTGTGTTTACTGAGCGTGACGGCATCATGAAAATATCGTTCCGTTCCAAAGGGAAAGAAAACCCAGTGAACGTGTTGGCCTCAGACCATTTCAATGGAGGTGGGCACGCCAACGCCGCCGGCGGGATGAGTGAATTGTCGGTCAACGAAACCCTCGCCAAAATCAAAGATTTAATTCCAACGTACTTCTCAATTCAATAG
- a CDS encoding ThuA domain-containing protein — MKFARYAFALVILFLCAKCKTTTEPGQAEQTKEWLTFEGRADMPNIVLVSGDEEYRSEEALPQLAKILSSRHGFNCTVLFAQDPNIPGIVNPNYVRNIPGLEALETADLMVIFTRFRALPDQQMQYIDNYLKRGKPVIGMRTATHAFNFAAGDSTSNWKRYGNNYNAEDEWQGGFGRLVLGEKWISHHGNHKNQSTRGVVAAGAEGHPILNGIGEGEIWGPTDVYGVRLPLPGDSQPIVMGQVINRAGEYTEDDVLYGMRFTDNEVAGVEVEKDKEGNEKAITKNDPMMPVAWIKSYQISGGQQGKVFTTTMGAATDLLTEGTRRMMVNSVFWSLGLPVPEKANVDTVGVYQPSQFGFHDDQYWLDKNLSVKSLQ; from the coding sequence ATGAAATTTGCTCGTTATGCTTTTGCGCTTGTTATTCTTTTCTTGTGCGCTAAATGTAAAACCACCACAGAGCCTGGTCAGGCAGAACAAACGAAAGAGTGGTTGACCTTTGAAGGCCGGGCAGACATGCCAAATATAGTCCTGGTTTCCGGCGACGAGGAGTACCGTTCGGAGGAAGCTTTGCCTCAATTGGCGAAAATTCTTTCTTCACGCCACGGGTTCAATTGCACCGTGCTTTTTGCACAGGATCCGAATATACCGGGCATAGTCAATCCCAATTATGTGCGCAATATACCCGGGTTGGAGGCCCTTGAAACTGCTGATCTGATGGTTATTTTCACCCGGTTTCGTGCTTTGCCGGATCAGCAAATGCAGTACATCGATAATTATCTAAAAAGGGGGAAGCCAGTGATTGGGATGAGAACGGCTACTCATGCATTCAATTTTGCGGCAGGAGACTCGACCTCGAACTGGAAGCGCTATGGAAATAACTACAACGCCGAAGATGAATGGCAGGGTGGATTTGGCCGCCTTGTGCTTGGAGAAAAATGGATTTCGCACCATGGCAACCATAAAAATCAAAGTACCCGTGGGGTGGTAGCAGCAGGTGCTGAGGGGCATCCCATTCTTAATGGCATCGGGGAAGGAGAGATATGGGGGCCAACGGATGTATATGGCGTACGGTTGCCTTTGCCGGGTGATTCACAACCTATCGTGATGGGGCAGGTGATCAATAGGGCAGGTGAGTATACAGAGGATGATGTTCTATACGGCATGCGCTTTACAGACAATGAGGTAGCTGGCGTTGAGGTGGAAAAAGACAAAGAAGGGAACGAAAAAGCAATCACCAAAAACGATCCAATGATGCCTGTAGCATGGATAAAAAGCTACCAGATTTCAGGGGGGCAGCAGGGAAAAGTATTTACCACTACGATGGGTGCGGCCACAGACCTTTTGACGGAGGGCACCCGCCGGATGATGGTCAACAGCGTTTTTTGGAGCCTTGGTCTCCCAGTTCCTGAAAAAGCCAATGTAGATACAGTGGGAGTTTATCAACCCAGTCAGTTCGGTTTTCACGACGACCAGTATTGGTTGGACAAAAACTTGAGTGTGAAATCGCTGCAATAA